Proteins encoded together in one Drosophila suzukii unplaced genomic scaffold, CBGP_Dsuzu_IsoJpt1.0 scf_7, whole genome shotgun sequence window:
- the LOC136117658 gene encoding uncharacterized protein has protein sequence MDLTVEFIDSENEVEIDNLELPPTLDSDLEIIENSDLDLVQVSEAEDSVNRLLQSVFQPAASSTQNRDPGLESLEWSQFPLETTTQAFLESLITHKEGEDVFQCAQEFQFDDDLSRPEDEVLPNDDHIFEELMGPQPPPSNHYLTLLDDGDDDALLDVLFDLDS, from the coding sequence ATGGATCTAACCGTAGAATTTATCGATTCGGAAAACGAGGTTGAGATTGACAACCTGGAATTACCACCCACGCTAGATTCTGATCTTGAAATAATCGAAAACTCGGATCTGGACCTTGTGCAGGTTTCCGAAGCAGAAGATTCGGTTAATCGCCTTCTACAAAGCGTATTTCAACCGGCTGCATCGTCGACCCAAAATAGGGACCCAGGATTGGAGTCTCTTGAGTGGAGCCAGTTTCCATTGGAGACTACTACGCAGGCTTTTTTGGAATCCCTTATCACACACAAAGAAGGTGAAGATGTATTTCAGTGTGCACAGGAATTTCAATTCGACGACGACCTATCCAGGCCAGAAGATGAGGTTCTTCCTAACGACGACCACATCTTTGAAGAACTTATGGGACCTCAACCGCCACCGTCTAACCATTATTTAACTTTGCTGGATGATGGAGATGACGACGCATTACTAGATGTTTTATTTGATCTAGATtcttaa